CAAACCTAAGGAGATTCCTACATCTTCTAGATTTTGTAAATTTTCTAATAAATTGTAATTGTAGAAAAATCCCAGATAGGGGCCATAGGAGATTTCTTCACTATCTTCTGTTGGAATTAAAAAAGAAATCCTTCCCCCAGTGTAATCTAAACTCTGTTGAGTGTTTGTATCGCCTGTTGAATTAAGAGTGTAGGAATAGGAAGGGGTCAATAATAACTCAAAAGCATATGTGATACTAGTTATGAAAAAGAATATGGAAAGTACTAAAAAAAGTTTATTTTTTATCATTTTTTAATCTCCCTTTTTTTAGATGATTGTGCTTTAACGCCACCGATAATTTTTTCAAAGTTTTCCTTTATCGCTTTTATAGAAAGATCGCATTCTTCTAATTGTTCTTCTCTTGTGGCATGAGAAACAAACTCGTCTTTCACACCAAATGAGTAAATTTTCTTATTTCTCAGTTTGAATATCTCTTCGTTGAAACCACCTTTCAAACTACCTTCTTCATAAATAAAAATATATTCAGCCCTTTGTTCTAGTATTTCCAGAAAATATTCATTTAAAGGTTTGACGCTTCGTACCCCAATTATATTAACGTTATAATCTTTGAGCGCTTCATAAACGTTTTGAGAGATAGTTCCAACGGCAAGAGCGTAAATTCCAGAATCAGCCATTTTTAGATACTTCCATTCTCCATCTACTATTTGAAGATTGTCGATTATATTTTGTATTTCTATCGTTTCCCCGTCTCTTGGAAATCTAATAAATCTAGGTTTTTTCAAACCTTTTATCACAGAAGTATAAATCATATTAGCTAAATCTTGGGCGTTCAACGGCGTCCAGATTTCAACATTTGGAATTAACCTAGTATATGCTATATCAAAAACCCCATGATGAGTTGGGCCATCTTCTCCAACCAAACCAGCCCTATCTAACAAAAATAGAACTGGGATCTCTTGTAAGGCTACATCATGAATAAGTGAGTCAAATGCTCTTTGCATGAAAGTCGAGTAAATATCTACAACGGGCAAAACTCCTCCTAAAGACAGAGCGGACGCCGTAGTGACTATACTTGGTTCGGTGATACCCATATCAATGACTTTGTCCGGACATATTTCTTGAAGTACATTTAACCCAGTTCCATCTGCCATGGCTCCCGTGAAAGCTAAAAATTCATAATCTTTTAAATGAGATAACGTATGTCCAACAATTTTACTGTAAGAGACTTTGTTCGGTTCTTTTTTGGATACGCCATGATATTTGGTGGGAGATTTCTCAGTTTCTTCGAAACCTTTACCTTTGGTGGTAACAACATGCAGTATTACAGATTTCTCATCATAAGCTTTAATGAATTCCAAGAACTCTTCCATTTTTTTGATATCATGTCCATCGACGGGTCCATAATACTTGATTCCCAACTCTTCAAATAGTGATGCTGGAGTATCGTAAATAGAGAATTTTAAAGCGTTTCTGACTTTCTTTAAAACTGATTCTACGTCCTTACCCAAGGAAGAGTCTTCTAAAGAACTCTTTAAAATTTCTTTTGCTTGGGTATATTCTTTTTTTATTCTAAAATTATTCAACAATTGGGAAATCGTTCCTACATTTCTGGAAATAGCCATGTTGTTATCGTTTAGAACTATTTTAACTTTTGCATCTTGATAGTTCAACTGATTTAACGATTCAAGAGCCATCCCACAACCTAAGGCTCCATCTCCAATAACAGCAACTATATTTCTTTTCCTATTTTTTATTTTATCAGATAGTGCATAACCCAAAGAAGCTGCTATGGAAGTCCCTGCATGCCCAGCACCGAATCTATCCGCTAGTGATTCATAGATATTTGTGTACCCACTTATGCCATCTTTTTCACGTATGGTTTTGAAATCTTTCCAACGACCCGTCAAAAGTTTATGTACGTAAGATTGATGACTAGTATCCCAAATAATAACGTCTTCTATGGGGTCAAATATCCTGTACAATGCAATAGTTAATTCCACAACACCCAAATTCGAAGCAAGATGACCATTGTTGTTGTATACAACGTTGAAAATATACTTTCGAATCTCTTGGGCTATTTCTTCTAATTCTTTGTAACTCATGTTCTTAAGTGCTTTATACAGAGGAGTATTTTGTGGCGCCATACATTTCGTATAGATTTTATTTATTTAAAATCTATACTTCCCCCCTTTCGATTTTGTGGCTCTACATAATCGATGCCTGCGAACGTGCGATCTTATCCATAATACCATTAACAAAAGCAGCGGCTTTTTGTGTCGCATAAGTTTTGGTTAACTCCGTTGATTCATTTAATATTACTTTAACGGGTATATCTTTTTTGTTTATTAGCTCATAGATAAAGATCCTCATCACGGTTTTTTCGATGTTTCCTATCCTTTCTACAGGCCAACCTTCAGAGTATTTGTTGATCAACGCATCATACTCATTTTTATTTTTATAAATATCTTCAATGTATTGTTTAGCTTCCAAATAATAACTTTCTTCTAAATGTGCCTTTTCGTTTAATTTTTCAAAAGTGAATAATATGTTGTCTAACTTAACATCCTTTATTGATAGTTGGAAAAGACTTTCAAAAATTAACTTTCTCATCATCCTTTTTTTCGGTATGTTTTCATTCATTCTTGTCCTTTTGTTCTTCATCCTCCTTTTCTTCACTTTCAGGGGATTCTTCATTTTCTAAGGTTTCTTCTTCTATTTCTTCGTATTCTTCTTCCAACTCTTCGGGTTTTACAAGATTTTCGATGGATACGTCAATATTCGATACATAAACCTCCGCGATTCTTTCAAGATCGTCTTTAATCGCTTTTTGAATATTTTTAGAAAATTCAACAATGTTTTGCCCGTATTTAGCAGGTACCTTTAAAGAAATACTAACACTGGAATCGTCATTAATTGTAATCTTTATACTCTTTTGCAATTCTTTTTGAATTTTCTCGTTATAGACCTTTTGGTCTTTAAGATAACCCTCTACACTTTTGAAAACTAAATCTTTTAATACATTTTCTGAAATACTTATTTCTCCAAAATCATTTTCCTCGTTCAAAGGCATTGTTTTTCCCTCCTTAGGATTAATATTTTACCTATTTTTTAATTATATCATAAATTAAAACATTTTTAACTGATTTTCATGTGATTCATATTTTTTCTTATTAATATTTTTAATTCTCTTCAATCTGCTTTCCAGGTCAACTCTATTTGACAATTGAGTTAGTATTTCTTTTGATCTTTCAATTATTTCTAGGGGAAATCCTGCCAATCTTGCTATCTCTATACCGTAACTGTTGTCACTGGTGCCATCTTCAATTTTGTGTAAAAATATAACCCCATCCATAGTTTCTACAACTTTTATTCTTTTTGCAGCAACTTCTTCGTATATATGCGACATATAAGTTAACTCGGTATAATGGGTAGCAAAGATTGTATTGCATCTTTTAACTTGAAATAAATATTCTGAGATTGCCCATGCAACAGAAATCCCATCTAAC
Above is a window of Petrotoga mexicana DSM 14811 DNA encoding:
- the dxs gene encoding 1-deoxy-D-xylulose-5-phosphate synthase, which produces MAPQNTPLYKALKNMSYKELEEIAQEIRKYIFNVVYNNNGHLASNLGVVELTIALYRIFDPIEDVIIWDTSHQSYVHKLLTGRWKDFKTIREKDGISGYTNIYESLADRFGAGHAGTSIAASLGYALSDKIKNRKRNIVAVIGDGALGCGMALESLNQLNYQDAKVKIVLNDNNMAISRNVGTISQLLNNFRIKKEYTQAKEILKSSLEDSSLGKDVESVLKKVRNALKFSIYDTPASLFEELGIKYYGPVDGHDIKKMEEFLEFIKAYDEKSVILHVVTTKGKGFEETEKSPTKYHGVSKKEPNKVSYSKIVGHTLSHLKDYEFLAFTGAMADGTGLNVLQEICPDKVIDMGITEPSIVTTASALSLGGVLPVVDIYSTFMQRAFDSLIHDVALQEIPVLFLLDRAGLVGEDGPTHHGVFDIAYTRLIPNVEIWTPLNAQDLANMIYTSVIKGLKKPRFIRFPRDGETIEIQNIIDNLQIVDGEWKYLKMADSGIYALAVGTISQNVYEALKDYNVNIIGVRSVKPLNEYFLEILEQRAEYIFIYEEGSLKGGFNEEIFKLRNKKIYSFGVKDEFVSHATREEQLEECDLSIKAIKENFEKIIGGVKAQSSKKREIKK
- the nusB gene encoding transcription antitermination factor NusB — encoded protein: MKNKRTRMNENIPKKRMMRKLIFESLFQLSIKDVKLDNILFTFEKLNEKAHLEESYYLEAKQYIEDIYKNKNEYDALINKYSEGWPVERIGNIEKTVMRIFIYELINKKDIPVKVILNESTELTKTYATQKAAAFVNGIMDKIARSQASIM
- a CDS encoding Asp23/Gls24 family envelope stress response protein, which translates into the protein MPLNEENDFGEISISENVLKDLVFKSVEGYLKDQKVYNEKIQKELQKSIKITINDDSSVSISLKVPAKYGQNIVEFSKNIQKAIKDDLERIAEVYVSNIDVSIENLVKPEELEEEYEEIEEETLENEESPESEEKEDEEQKDKNE